The following coding sequences lie in one Candidatus Methylomirabilis lanthanidiphila genomic window:
- a CDS encoding CDP-alcohol phosphatidyltransferase — protein sequence MTVYAHILGEASVTLWGLSSRERYRRVLKPVGVTGIVDDFSSLQPDDSVLMVRGDYLLDGRILQSMTKSPHIMLEAPAGSSRAVIAAHVSADMAMKARAVLARAENAVRLPGIRVEKLEDQLSSFDPRLRKSEPPFAEPIRPDTKRALEKRLFASSYKSVTDLVTKWLWPSPARWAVRLCVAAGLRPNHVTTVSVLLVVAAAILFAQGLYGWGLAAGWVMTFLDTVDGKLARVTVTSTRFGHLLDHVLDLVHPPFWYLLWGLGLESFAPGIPWLTLRLAIWAIFVGYIVGRLVEGIFRKWLGGFVIFCWRPVDSYFRLVTARRNPNMILLTISLVLGRPDLGLVAVTGWTVLSSLLLLARLGIAVYARMHGPLRSWLADDTGRVGNDSLAVRLFIHQFPTP from the coding sequence ATGACCGTTTATGCCCATATACTCGGAGAGGCCTCAGTCACGTTGTGGGGGCTTTCATCTCGTGAGCGCTACCGGCGGGTATTGAAACCGGTAGGGGTCACCGGGATTGTCGATGATTTCTCTTCCCTGCAACCGGACGATTCGGTGCTGATGGTTCGTGGGGATTACCTCTTGGATGGACGCATCCTCCAGAGCATGACCAAGTCACCACATATCATGCTTGAGGCGCCGGCCGGATCATCACGCGCGGTCATCGCCGCTCATGTGTCGGCTGACATGGCCATGAAGGCAAGGGCGGTCCTGGCTCGGGCAGAGAACGCGGTGAGACTTCCGGGTATCCGCGTCGAGAAACTTGAAGACCAGCTATCGTCGTTTGATCCGCGGTTACGCAAATCGGAGCCACCCTTTGCGGAACCGATCAGGCCCGATACGAAACGCGCGTTGGAGAAGCGCTTGTTCGCCAGTTCCTACAAAAGCGTAACCGATCTGGTCACCAAATGGCTATGGCCTTCGCCTGCCCGATGGGCTGTGCGTCTGTGCGTCGCTGCGGGGTTGAGGCCCAACCATGTTACGACGGTCAGCGTACTATTGGTCGTAGCGGCCGCCATCCTCTTTGCTCAAGGTCTCTATGGGTGGGGACTGGCCGCCGGATGGGTCATGACCTTTCTTGATACCGTGGACGGAAAGCTCGCCCGAGTGACCGTGACCAGCACCAGGTTTGGCCACCTGCTTGACCACGTCCTGGACCTGGTGCATCCGCCCTTCTGGTACCTGCTGTGGGGGCTTGGGCTGGAGTCGTTCGCTCCAGGCATTCCGTGGCTTACCCTGCGACTGGCAATCTGGGCGATCTTCGTCGGATACATCGTTGGGCGCCTTGTTGAGGGGATCTTCAGAAAGTGGCTTGGTGGCTTTGTTATCTTCTGCTGGCGTCCTGTTGACTCGTACTTTCGGTTGGTGACAGCCCGGCGTAACCCGAATATGATTCTTCTCACCATAAGCCTGGTCTTAGGCAGACCGGATCTGGGATTAGTGGCTGTCACCGGATGGACAGTGCTCTCGTCTCTTCTGCTGCTGGCGCGCCTCGGTATCGCTGTGTATGCGCGCATGCACGGACCGTTGCGATCCTGGCTGGCCGATGATACAGGTCGCGTCGGCAACGATTCGCTTGCCGTAAGGCTGTTTATCCATCAATTTCCCACTCCGTAG
- the yegS gene encoding lipid kinase YegS translates to MLRDMMSEPVKGEVGFAPGACLPWDNRSARRVGVLINPESGANREGLQALRHVLDQYKPAIHRYVVGQASVAGALAAMAAQHVDVLAVCGGDGTVQAVLTALLHNGPFTVLPSLALIAGGTSNMTAADVGVRGKPTRALRRLFAWSEGRGPTGRVVRRAIIRVDGGAGSTPQFGMFFSAAGIVEVTRARWETRRQARSKPMRGAPGTAITVGRYLLGLALGRQVVAPTPITIRLDGRSHSVKNYLALFITTLERLNPGIRPYWGEGHGPLRYTAVAYQPRNLLLAAPSLIRGRASRYLTPESGYTSGNIHEAVLQLQTECALDGEIVRRVTARALAVTYGGEVNFVRV, encoded by the coding sequence ATGTTGCGGGATATGATGTCTGAGCCCGTGAAGGGCGAAGTCGGTTTCGCGCCCGGCGCTTGCCTTCCGTGGGATAACCGCAGCGCACGTCGGGTCGGCGTACTGATCAACCCGGAGAGCGGGGCGAATCGAGAGGGTCTCCAGGCCCTACGGCACGTCCTGGATCAGTATAAGCCGGCGATCCACCGATATGTTGTCGGACAGGCAAGTGTAGCCGGCGCCCTTGCGGCAATGGCGGCTCAGCACGTGGATGTCTTGGCCGTTTGCGGCGGGGATGGAACCGTCCAGGCGGTATTGACCGCCCTGTTGCACAATGGACCCTTTACCGTGTTGCCTTCCCTGGCGCTTATTGCCGGAGGGACCTCGAATATGACCGCCGCCGATGTCGGCGTGAGAGGCAAGCCGACGCGAGCATTGCGGCGCCTGTTTGCGTGGTCGGAGGGCAGAGGCCCGACCGGTCGGGTTGTACGGCGAGCGATCATACGGGTGGATGGCGGAGCGGGCAGCACGCCGCAGTTTGGGATGTTTTTCAGCGCTGCCGGGATCGTTGAAGTCACTCGCGCCCGATGGGAGACCCGTCGGCAAGCCAGATCAAAGCCGATGCGCGGCGCCCCGGGGACGGCCATTACGGTGGGTCGGTATCTGCTGGGTCTCGCGCTTGGGCGTCAAGTGGTTGCGCCAACCCCGATTACGATTCGCTTAGACGGTCGGTCACACAGTGTGAAGAACTACCTCGCACTGTTTATCACTACCTTGGAACGGCTGAACCCTGGGATACGACCATACTGGGGCGAGGGACATGGCCCACTCAGGTATACGGCGGTGGCCTATCAACCGCGGAACCTGCTTCTGGCTGCACCGTCGCTGATCCGTGGAAGAGCCAGCCGATACCTGACGCCAGAGTCCGGGTATACGAGCGGGAACATCCACGAGGCCGTATTGCAACTCCAGACGGAATGTGCGCTTGATGGAGAGATAGTGAGGCGCGTGACGGCGCGCGCACTCGCAGTGACGTACGGAGGGGAGGTTAACTTTGTACGAGTATGA
- a CDS encoding Fatty acid desaturase, with protein MYEYEKKAPSIAVEGSESPAAAQQESPEFSRREIKKLVHDLFIPKPMLYWADFLITVSIGYGFAAIYLMAPAFSLLQIAAGLVSGLALFRVGIFIHELVHREEPSMRGFHVVWNLLFGVPFLLHSLLYRSHLDHHHPRKFGTPAEGEYLPLGSSPIKETLLYLAQIPAVPLLAAFRFLVLVPLSFLYPPSRRWVLERWSSYTINPYYRRVVPSTEPLGLWAILDLLCLLWLIVVIGLIVTGVIAWTTVGLIYGLTICTIALNWVRTLAAHRFLNTGGNMTYAEQIEDSLTIEGRSLLTLLLFPIGLRYHALHHLFPLMPYHSMGEAHRRLMKALPDDSPYKKGIFSGLCAALRELLRSARTAGRVGHNPVETWRHPETATYAR; from the coding sequence TTGTACGAGTATGAAAAGAAGGCGCCATCGATTGCCGTGGAGGGATCGGAATCGCCGGCTGCCGCTCAGCAAGAGAGTCCGGAGTTTTCCCGCCGGGAGATCAAGAAGCTTGTACACGATCTGTTCATTCCAAAGCCGATGCTTTATTGGGCCGACTTTCTGATTACGGTGTCCATCGGGTACGGTTTTGCCGCAATCTACCTGATGGCACCCGCCTTCTCGTTGCTTCAGATCGCCGCAGGTCTGGTGTCCGGCCTGGCGTTGTTCAGGGTCGGCATCTTCATTCATGAGCTGGTCCATAGAGAGGAGCCCTCCATGAGAGGATTCCATGTCGTCTGGAATCTGCTGTTTGGAGTGCCGTTTCTCCTCCATTCGCTCCTGTACCGCAGTCACCTTGACCATCATCATCCTCGTAAATTCGGCACACCCGCCGAAGGCGAATATCTCCCCCTTGGCTCGTCGCCAATCAAGGAAACGCTGCTGTATCTTGCGCAGATTCCGGCCGTACCGCTCCTGGCCGCGTTCCGTTTCCTGGTCCTGGTGCCGCTGTCGTTTCTCTATCCCCCCTCTCGCCGCTGGGTCTTGGAGCGCTGGTCCTCATATACCATCAACCCATACTATCGGCGCGTCGTCCCCTCAACGGAACCCCTAGGTCTGTGGGCCATACTGGACCTGCTCTGCCTACTGTGGCTGATAGTTGTGATCGGGCTGATTGTCACGGGAGTCATTGCATGGACGACAGTCGGCCTGATTTATGGTCTGACGATCTGTACGATCGCGCTGAACTGGGTCCGTACCCTCGCGGCTCACCGATTCTTGAATACGGGGGGGAATATGACCTACGCGGAGCAGATTGAGGACTCGTTGACGATCGAGGGGCGTTCCTTATTGACGCTGCTCCTGTTTCCTATCGGATTGCGGTACCATGCCCTGCATCATCTGTTTCCGCTGATGCCCTATCACTCCATGGGTGAAGCTCATCGTCGGCTGATGAAAGCCCTCCCGGACGACTCGCCGTACAAAAAGGGGATCTTTTCCGGTTTGTGCGCCGCGCTCCGCGAGCTGCTTCGAAGCGCAAGAACAGCAGGAAGGGTCGGGCACAATCCGGTGGAGACGTGGCGTCATCCGGAAACGGCGACCTATGCACGATAA